The Musa acuminata AAA Group cultivar baxijiao chromosome BXJ2-2, Cavendish_Baxijiao_AAA, whole genome shotgun sequence genome contains the following window.
GGCTCCCACCGACAGCCATCGAGTCCTGAGCAAAAAAGGAGATCATCAGTTGTTGATGTTGCATCCACCAATCTCAAGTCAAAATAAATTCTAAGCGTAAGGTCGATTAAGAGAAAACAAATACTTATacacacacatgtatatatatatatatatatatatatatatatacatgtatatatatacatgtatatatatatacatatacatgtatatatatacatataaacaagAATTCTTGAGAAGTTGAGGAGTTTGTATAATCCGAGGAAACAGGATGCAGAAATAAtcgataaaagataattttaattaacAGATGATAAGTTCCTACAAACTAGCAAAAAGAAGGTTAACTTCAAGGAAGGTGTTTGTTGGTCAGTATCACGATAGAAACTAATGCAGACAAAGCAAAATGGAAACAAAGGATTCAGATAATTCCCTTTGATGGTTTTTAAAAACACATATAGACTTTTATCTCCAGAATGAATCTACCATAAGGCATGCTAGCAGCCTTAGCTGCCAAGCCTAGCAATATCTCATTAATGTTAGATCAAGCTAGATGGTGAGAAATAACAAATTGCCCCTAGGCAATAGCTTTTACATACTCTTTTAGTGAGATTCAACTAAGTACATATTAAATAACCTTCTAATTCAATCTTCAATTCAAACATAAGCTTTGGACTATTTCTGTTTTTCTTTGTCAAACAAAAAAAAGACGTAATCTTATCTTGTTAGGTTGTTAAAACAGGTacaggagaaaagaaaaaaagagtatcATAATTTATCATGAGAAAAAAGTCATTATGTGCAGTAGAAAAACAAACTTCATTCATTATTAGGCAACATCAATAATgttttctctaagaaataaagGAGAAGGgctaacaagcaaaatgaaacaaGTTTGGGAACAAGAAAGGGAGATAAATAAATTCAACGGATGCCAGCACTAAGAAGTACTGAGAGAATATGAGAAAGTAATTCCCCATATCTAGTACTTCTTATAACAATAAAAAATAGATATACAAAATTTCCTATACACAGTCTCAAAATTTCTTTTGTTgatattttatcaatttatttatttccttttaattatttaattatgttTGTTACTTTTCTTTGGTTTCTTTGACGTTTTAATTAGATTTATTGGCTATGATTACTTGGTATAGGTGTGGAAGAGTCCTCTCTTCTCGTTTCTAAGATTCTTCTCTCTAAGAAATCTTCTCTAAGATTTTCCATAATcttccttgtttcttctttttcttttacctAAGAAATGAAAAATCATATGCTCCAATATCTTAGCTTTCAAGGACAAAGACAATCACATTATTTACATCAAGGacaaaaagaagagattttgaaCGGGAACTATACACCCATTAGTTCAAAGTCAAAAGAAATTGGTAGGAAAAGGAACCCCATTTGATGAAATTGGATTTTCATTCTTTAGATTGTTGGGGTAAAATATGAAcaataaaaattaaatccaatccaattaataaaataaaaaacaaaaagaatttgAAATCACTTGGAATCACTATCAGTTGTCCTGAAGAATGATTCCACCGCTTCGAGCAGGTTTATAATTGAATCcgtccccaagaataagatcgatATTCTTCTATTGAGAGCACGACTATAGAAGATTAACACAGTATCACAAGCAAAAGGAGCAACatcaaataaaaagaagaatcaagaaatattttaaaaaatcttaGAAGAGATTTCTTCGAGACAAGAATCTTAGAAACAAGAAGAGAAACTCTTTGATAACTAAACCAAGCAACAGATCCTCTTTATATAAAAAAGTTAATGTGCAACTGCTCAAACAATAATCATCCAAATGGGTATGTGTAGTTATAGCCAATAAATCCaattaaaacatcaaataaattttttaaaaaatgaacataattaaatataaaaaataaataaatagataaaagataaatattttttttgaaattctattttttaaataaaatctcTAACCCTCTATACATTCTATGTGATATTTGAAAAAGGCAAGCACAAATACTTATCGTGCCTTCAAAATTACTGCAGTTTATTGCCTCATTTAAAAGAACTGGGGAGAAAGGAAATGcagaaatatcaaaattttaccgGTAGAAGGATCAAATTCCGACCAGACATTCGCCCGAAACTCATGATCGGCGCCAATAATAATCCGCACCCACATCCGCTCCTCCTTCCCATTATCATCGGCGGTCAGTATCGACTCCGCGATCCCGGGAACCAGCAGCACGGGATCAAGATTAGGGTCCACGAGCGGCTGCTGCTTCTTCGTCAATCTCAACCACAACTCGATCGACCGTATCAGATCCTCCATCACAACCATCCGCACCGAGACCGGACCAACCAGATTAACCTAAACGAGTGCAGAAACCTCGAATGAGAAGCGATCTTGCGGAGAAAATTGGGTGTAAGGTTTAGGTTTTGGGGAAGGGAAGAGAAAGGGGAAGGGGATTGAACAGGTCGACTATATGAAATTGATTTGATCTCAGCCGTTGGATCAGTAGTCCTCGTTGATTCAGGTCGTTATACGTCGCTAAAACGGCCCTAAGCCGAGCGGTCGCACGACCGTCGCAAATGTCACCGACCGAAGGAGCGACACGAACAAATGAGAGGTGAGGAGGTGACCGAGTTATCTCTAGCAGTCGGTGCAACGACAGCCGCAAGTTGCGGCGGATCAAACACCGGATTCAATTTGGGTCAAGCTCGAGTCCGTATCATGGTCCAATCTTGTAGCTCATGTTGCAAATGATTGATGCCACTGGATCGGATTTGTATGGAAATATATGTGCCTAACTGATCTAAGTTATATTACATTAGATTACAATCAATCGGATTAAGGTATGTGTtattgattaaaataaatattaagtcGGGTTTGAAATAGAGTCAAATTCGCTAATAATAATAGATGTGGCAATTGAGCTTTATTATGTTACAGCATAATTTTTTCCTTGTTATCAATATTCATGCTTACTGAATTGCTaactataatatattgtttcttgtTATATATTTGACTGATTTATTGTCCACCAACCACGTGCGAAGCACGTGTGCAAAAACAGCTAAATGCTTCTGGATCATGTGAGCGCTACATGCCGATGAACATCACGTGTGTAGCACCTGCTCCGGCCGGCCCTCCAATATCCGGTCTGAGTGCGGCATTGCCTCGCCCGACTCGGGTTAGTGAGACTAAACGAAAGCAGCGCGCCGGAGAAGGCCAAGGCATCTAGGTTGCGGTGGGCTTCGAGAACCGCCTCCTGCTTGAGGATCTCGATCTTTCACAGAGGCTTCTCCACTGGTGAACCCATAATCTTCGAAATCTTCTCTTTTGGTAGTTCCTGGGGCTTATGTCTGTGTGTGGATGGCGAGCTTGGGTTGTTGCGTCTCGTTAGATCTATCCGAGCGAAaggttggatttttctggatgggTTTTGCTTGCTCTTGGTTGGATCATCGTACACCCGTCAAAAAATGAGATTTTTACTGATGACCTTGGGATTTTGGTTGTATTCGATGATCGATTCGTGATGTTTTCTCTTGTTCTTCCTTGTTTTTCGCTTGATTTGAGTACTTTTTTTTTGGTTGGTGTTGGCTGATATACACCTTGGAGTGAAGGTGATGGATGATTTGGCCTCTTGTGCGTTGGTTAATTATTGTTACAGTGAGGGTGGTATAGAGGATGAGCAAAATAAAGTATAAGACCATCGGTCTATGGTGAGATTGCAGTTATCGCAGTTGTTAACTGGTGGTTTATGTGGAGTTTTGAGATTGACAAGTATTAAGATGAAAAGTGGTAGTAAATTTCCTGTTAACCAGCATTATGTGAATCACTTTATTCAGTAGTTTCTGATGATACGAAAAGAATATATTCGACCTTTATTCATGTCATGGGTGGGAAGGGCTGAAGTGTTGTTCATCCAACATTTTAGTTAGATGGAGCAATACTAAGATCATTAGAGAAATGACTGTGCCACTTAGTTCTTTGAGTAACTACGGACAAATTCATATTATATAACTTTATAGTGCAGGACGCTTGGAGTGCTGATTTTGAAAGTAGTTCTTTGGACTTAGAAGTTTTATCAATATTTTTTGGGTAAATCTGACAATTACCATCCTAATTGTGAGTTACATGCCATCCAAATCTCTACTTGTGTTAAGTATTATAATGGTAGCTGATGAATCGTTTAATCTTTAGAAAAACTCTCTAATGGTGTAACATATATATGAATTTGTTCATTGTGACGTTTAAGCAAATAAGTTGGTTGCATTGACCGATGCTAATTCAAACTTAAGTCTAAAACTATCCATGTGGTTGGATTTATTGGTTTTGTATCTACGAGTAGGAGACTTAGCCACCTTTGGTTATAGGGTTCACTTAATCTATACTAAGTAATCTTCTTGCAGAAAGATATACCATCCAATGAAAAGGGGTTAGGATTGCATTGCCCTTGTAGAGAGTTCTCTTAAGATCAAGGAATTCAACAACTATCATGTGACTCACAATTAGTACATTATTTAGACTAGGTTGAGTGAATTTAGCAATGAAAGCAGCAAGCTTGTGCAGGGTGAATCTTAGAATCATCATGTACTCAGAATCTTCTGGTAACTTGTGTTTCTATTTTAACAAGGCTTTTTCCTAAAAGGAGCTGTTTTCTGTGTTAGGTACAACAATTTAGTTTGCATGTAAGTGTCCATTGAACTGGAATAATATATATTTCTCATCAAATCTCCTTTGCTGGATTCTGTTGGACTTGTAGGCACCTCCCCATCCATCATCGGAAGTATGCATGTTTGCATGTATCTTCCATCTAAATTCTGTCCATAAGGGAAATCATGGTTGATGACTTTGCCCAGGGTTTTGGTTTGGCAACTTTCCCCAATCCATCATTTGTCCATGACTTCATTTGTTTTGCACTGGGAGAGGGATCTCAAGTTGGTTGGTTTCCATTTGTTGTTTTTTCTTTCCCTAGCTTTTTTTCTGCTCACTATAATTTTTTTCCAAACGGTAGTATATTGTTGTAATTACTGATCAATGTGGATTTCTGGTCCAAATTTTTTTGCTTGATGTATTAATTTTACAGGGCTTCCAGTGAGACCACTATTATGTTGGTTTTAGGAGTTGTAATTTTCTTCTTGAACTCTTTGTAGAAGGCATTTGCACAATTAGAATGGCAAAAGGATTAATATGGGCAACCACTGAAGACTTGGCAAGGAACCGAGCAAAGGTTTTGTCATTGTACCGTCAGATCTTGAGAAGCCTCAACTCCCCAGAACTCCCACTCACCCATGCGGCTCGTCTCGCCAAGAAAGCAGAGGTCCACAGCATCTTCTTGTTCGGAGCTGAAGAACGTTCTCTCCACAACATTGCTGACCTCATTGATGCTGCTAATTACTCCCTTTCCATCCTTAAGCAGGGCCGCCTCCCATAGTGTACAAATGTCTGTATGAACTCTTGTTTGTCCTCTCCCTTTCCATCCTTAAAATATGCACTTTAGTGAGGATTATTAAGCTGTAAGTTGATATCATATATGCTTTGTAGCAGATCCATCAGAGTCCGACGAAGTGATCCTGCAGTTCAACATGCAAgaacatttttttaaaataaacatAAAACTAAGCAATTTGACTAGATTAAAGTTGAGATTGCTAAAACTGTTTATTCTTTTTGCTGTATCAGTTTCCTGTCTCTGATACTATCATGTCACTCCTGTATTTGTTTCCAAACTATTTTCACAGCTGACATTTTGATGTTTTGTTCAAGTACTGCTCCGTGGGCTTGTAGTATTTTATTGTCAATCAATATTTTAATTTGGTGGTGATAAAAGGTCAAAATACATCGCATACAATATAAAGTTTGCTTGTCTTTGGAATCTTTAGCGTTTAGCGCCTTTAACTATGCTAACAAATACCTTTGAAGAATATAATACTGATCAGATTCTGGATCATTTTTCTGTGCAGTTATTAAGGATTTGAAATATGCTGACACGCATGAGTGGGTTAAAGTTGATAGCTCTTCTGCAATGATAGGAATAACCAGGTATCCTCAGGTGATTTTATTTTCTGGATGAGTTCCATTACTGCCATCTGAATTGACTCAACAATGTGGGAGACCCTAGCCAAAATATTCTTATATAGTTATTCATATTATGGTTTCATCCGATTAATTTTTCTTCCTACTGCAAACCTAGTTATTGTTCTGTTGTTATATTAGTTATGTACATTATTATGCAGCTTCTACGTTTTTGTtcttttcatgaattctttgcattatTCCCTTCCAGGATCACTTGGGTGATGTTGTATATGTTGAATTGCCATAAGTTTCTGGAGCTGTGGCTCAGGGAAAGAATTTTGGTGCAGTTGAAAGTGTGAAGGCAACCAGGAAGGTCAATTCTCCAGTTTCTGGAGAAGTGGTTGAGGTCAACACTGAGCCAAATGGTTCTCCTGGATTGATGAGTTCTTTAGACAAGTTGTTTTCCACCAGTACTTTATTTAAGAGAAACAATGCCTTCACCTAGTTGTCATGTTATTTTTGGGAACCATACACATATGAGCAAGCCAGAATGCCTTTTCCCAGTTTATACAGTCTCTTTGTGTGTCATGTACGCATAATGCAAGTCCTAATCAAACTAGCTTTACTAACAGTTATTCCATCAGTCTATGTTGTGATAGATATTATCAAGACCTATGTGATAAGGGATGTGAGTCGGAACGGATTATCCGTGGATGAGATTAAATTCGGAACGGCTCATCGAGTCCTATCATAATGGAAAGCTACTATTGGATTAAGTTTTATGTACACTAGGATAATAGATTTGATTCTGTTATGTTTGACCTCAAACCCTTTGGTGAAATTATAATACTCAAAAGTAAATTGAATAACTAGCTTATAAAAATTTTATTGACATATTATCATTAATTTGAGTTTAAACATGAGTCATGTGGtttaaactcatcaaattaatgGATCAGTTATTTGGGTTACCTTTCATCACATCATCAGATAAAATCTTGGGCTGTGAAATTGCCTGAAAAATATTTCCTTTGATGTTGATGTGGCATTCAGTGCTTCCCTATTGTTACCAGATTAATATTGACACATAAAAATCCATGCTAAGAAATCAAGCTTCAACATTCCTGGCCAAGAAGTTAAGGAAAGATTAAACCAACCAGAGATTTCCAAGCAAAAGCTCTGTCAAAATTGCCTGAAAACATGAGCCTAACTCACGATATAATTTCTACATGGGTGCTTAATTTCCATTGCAAGTCCAGTAACCATCACCAAGGCTCAGTATTGTAACATAAAAGCCAATGCAGAACTACTGCTGCTAAGTCATCAGTGAGGTATGAAGACTTCCATAGGTGCCATTGGAGCTGACAGCATAAAACTCCCATGACTTATTTATCTCTGATCACATATAAACCACGTAGAGATGGCTTCAGATGCAATTGATGCAAACCTTCAATTCTAACCTTcctttttcatgatttataatGAGAAACTCTTTACTATGTTCAAAAACTATACTAGTGGTAGTTTATGTCAAGCATAAAAATCCGGACCTAGAACAATGTCATCAATAACAAGGGGCACCACTACAGCTTGCTGGCTGGAAAAGCAACAGGTGACTTCCTCGACTTCATCTCTACTACCTTTGATAACTTCTTCACTTCTTCCTTCCCAATGTGCCGCGGATGGCTCAGCCAAAGTCCTCCATCAACAACCATCGTAGTCCCGTTGATGTATTTACCTTAAACAATTAGCAAATGAGGACAAATGTGAAATTTTGGCATTACAGTGACAAATAGCAGGCCGATACAAGAAAAACTTCACAAAAATTGTTCAGTGAGTATTAAATAAAACATAAGATAATCCCTCTCTATTGAGACATCTAGTGCGGTTAGTTCATTATTGCATAAGTGATGTTTCTCAGGTTTGAATCCATGTTTGAGTTTCTGATTAGTTTAATGAAAATTTCTGATTAATTAAAGAAACATAGGATCAAGAACAAGCTAGAAAATAGAACTTTTCAATAACAATCAGACACAATGAGCCCTACCAGTTGCCAGGTTTTGATGGTAGATTTTCGTAGTACTACTAAGCTAGACTTTGCTGTTCAAAATTTGATGTGATAGGATAATGAAGAGCAACACTAGCTAAAGTGACATTGATGACAATATCAACTGAAAATATCTACCTTCGTAAACCCTGTTTACCAACTATTTGTTAACTTATGGTTCATGATGATAAGAATCCAAGGCATTGCACAGTTCATGACACTAGAGTCCAAATTTTAGCCAATGTAGGATGAAAAATAAGGTGTCAGTAAAAAACTGTGTTATTAATAATCAGTAATACTAACAACATCATAATGCATACAAACATATGCACCATATATTCACATCATACTGTGCAGTTCATCAACAAACTGCCAAGTGAACAAAACCACCAAAGATGACTACCATATAATAGAATAAATTAAGCAGATTATCCACATATGATCTGTCAATGACCAAATGTTGGCAAGTCTAGAAAACTTTTCCTAAATGTACCCAAACCTCACCACAAATAGTTCTAAATACTGTCTGGTAAACAGGGACAATTTTCAAGCATCTGATGACCAACACCACCTGATGAAGCACCAATAGATACAAAAGAAAGGTACACGAGGAACTCTGCGACGTAAACAGATGGCTAGCAATACCAGGAGCAAATACAGAATGATTTACACTTCTTATCAAGGATTAGCATGGGCTCATCTTTGATCTGCATCTTTCCAATCCACTGAACCGTTTCATCCAATCTACCCATTCCAATCCAATCTACATTTTTCTAAAGTCTAAGAAGGGTCAATGTACATAGTTTTATGCTTGTATGCAAAAAGCTGACTTTGAAATTTAAACCTTAGTCACCTAGATTGTAATTGAACAATCTTATCCTGGTGCCAAACCTTGTCTTCTCCAATTTACATTCCTTTACTAACATTAAAGCACGATCAAAATCTCATTTTTGATTCTTTGTCAATAGGTGAAAATATACACAGGCTGGTGAAGGGCAAATCGGCAACATAACGTGTATATATATCCTCACACAAGGTTGGAAACCCCATTCTTTCACTAGCCACACCCATTTTCCATCATACACAATGAAGATGGAAGTTCCCCATGATAATTTGCCACAAGGATATTCATGAGATGGCATTTTTTATGCACTTAGAAATAAGAATAACAATATTGGAGGATTTGAAAAAAACAACTTATTATCAGCAACGAGAAAGTTCACAAACCTGCATCAGAAGCCAAATATAGTGCAGCCATTGCGATATCCCATCTCTCCCCCAGCTTATACAGAGGCCTGTATTCCCTAGACTTACTCTGCATTTCTCCTGGTGCAAGCTTCCTCATTCCAGGAGTGTCTCCTATTGGTCCTGGTGCAATACCATTGACCCTTATATCATAGTCAGTTCCCCATTCTAGGGCTAAAGACCTTGTGATACTGTCAACTGCTGCCTAGTGATAATAAAAGGGGCACAAGTTACAGGCAAGTGTACCAAATGCACCAAGAGCTGAAGTTTGTTTAACCATACCTTGGCTGCCGATACATGGATCTGGTACCAAGCAGCTGTGTAGTGCAAAGTTGCACTTATGTTTAATATAAGGCCACCTGTAGATGGACCTTCTCCTCGTCCTCCCTTCTTCAGATGCTTTAGGGCTTCATGACACATAGTGAATGTGCCTACTGAATCAATGTCTATCACTGGAAATTTCAAATGAAAGAAGCTTTGATTATTTAGCAGCCAGTATCTGTAAGAAATTCAAACTCAAAGCAATAAGAAACCATAAGGTATTAGAATGCCAATCATATTCAACAAGGAATGCATTATGGTAAATGAGTTCTTACAAGAATTACACGATAAATTTGATTTGTATGTATAAATGTTTGGGCGAAAGTCAGAAATGATCAAATCAAAGTATTGTAC
Protein-coding sequences here:
- the LOC135605255 gene encoding uncharacterized protein LOC135605255; its protein translation is MVDDFAQGFGLATFPNPSFVHDFICFALGEGSQVEGICTIRMAKGLIWATTEDLARNRAKVLSLYRQILRSLNSPELPLTHAARLAKKAEVHSIFLFGAEERSLHNIADLIDAANYSLSILKQGRLP
- the LOC135605254 gene encoding peroxisomal 2,4-dienoyl-CoA reductase [(3E)-enoyl-CoA-producing]-like, encoding MESPFKADILKGKVALVTGGGSGIGLEISTQFGRHGAAVAIMGRRRQVLDAAVAALRSEGIRAIGLEGDVRKQEDAARVLEKTTTHFGKLDILVNGAAGNFLVSPEDLSPNGFRTVIDIDSVGTFTMCHEALKHLKKGGRGEGPSTGGLILNISATLHYTAAWYQIHVSAAKAAVDSITRSLALEWGTDYDIRVNGIAPGPIGDTPGMRKLAPGEMQSKSREYRPLYKLGERWDIAMAALYLASDAGKYINGTTMVVDGGLWLSHPRHIGKEEVKKLSKVVEMKSRKSPVAFPASKL